A single window of Modestobacter italicus DNA harbors:
- a CDS encoding carboxyl transferase domain-containing protein, whose amino-acid sequence MFDRIAVINRGEPAMRLTRAVRELNAEHGTRTRVIALHTESERRATFVRAADEGVLLRETGAGNPYLDHDELARALRASRADAAWVGWGFVAEDPAFAELCASLGVVFIGPPPEAMRLLGAKIEAKVLAEQAGVPVAPWSGGPVAGLEDGRRHAAAIGYPLIVKSRSGGGGRGIRVVRSEGELEEALTRTQAEAGRTFGDPTVFMERLVEGGRHVEVQIIADQHGAVWAPGVRDCSVQRRNQKVLEESSSPALSPEQDRSLRESSVALVKAAGYVGAGTVEFLYQPEEELFTFLEVNTRLQVEHPVTEETTGLDIVKLQLHVAAGGRLEGDPPPRSGHAIEARLNAEDAEQGFAPAPGQVVLMRLPTGPGVRVDTGIGVGDVIPPLYDSMIAKVIAWGRDRPEALARLRCALRETTVVLRGGTTTKSFLLDLLDRPEVASGTADTGWLDRTGAGSRAETAGNAWVALVRVAIDVADAEEARERSAFLASARGGRPRAPHEVGRVVELGYRGQAYRLGVARVGHDRYRVELDGRSADVDVDRLSGLESRLSVGEDRFAVVAVEGTGSSLVEVDGVTHRVATDVGGVVRAPAPAVVVAVRATAGQEVQAGQTLLVLESMKMETAVRAPFAGRVREVRAAANAQVDAGAPLLTVDRAGGDVEEVSGERVELPAGAGPAAGEPRERALSLLAALRSLITGYDIGAGHAGDLVAGYRSARSELPGDDPELLQAELAVLTTFADLCELSRNRPASEEEEADQQVHSPREYFHAYLHSLDVDREGLPDSFRVRLCRALAHYGVGDDLEPGPVLEDAVYRVFLAQQRTGDQLPAVLALLDRWLTTVLPASDAARSEVAEVLDRLVGATQLRYPSAGDLARAVRYRHFEEPVVLQARQEVLDQAERLLAELDAADAPGSTSDGRAGDDRASDDVARIEALVASPEPLVRLLAQRFDRPTSRPDPIVEVLTRRYYRSRSLQDVRPSVLGGNSAVTADYDLQGTRLHLLALMVRMPDLPAALAEVRRLADGVADPHTLLVDLYLSWPDRPADPDEMAAQLQQLVAELAPLPALRRVTVTVTTPDGDVDAVTFRPTPDGLAEERIIRGMHPLTAQRLHLWRLKDFDGRRLPSAEDTYLLHVVARDNPNDERLIAMAEVRDLTPLRDEAGEIVGFPTIERLLTSCLDGLRRGQAQRRARRPLEHNRIHLYAWPSIEVPLSEVATFARMAAPLTVGSGVDQIVLLARLQDEAGGPPREVALRFSYRPGTGVRMEVTDRPTEPLRTLDDYAEKVLSSRARGAIYPYELAPLLAGPGGTFVEHDLDEQGRLAPVDRPAGRNTAGIIAGVVSTPTERHPEGMTRVVLFGDPTKALGTVAEPECARVVAALDLAEQRGIPVEWFALSSGARISMDSGTENMDWVSRALRRIITFTQAGGEVNVVVAGINVGAQPYWNAEATMLMHTKGILVMTPDSAMVLTGKHSLDYSGGVSAEDNFGIGGYDRVMGPNGQAQYWAPNLTAACELLFQHYEHTYVAPGERWARPAGTGDPRDRDVRSFPHEHPASDFTTVGDIFSATANPERKKPFDIRTLMRAVTDQDHAVLERWAGMADADTSVVVDAHLGGHPVALIGIESRPVARRGSRPADGPDQWTAGTLFPRSSKKTARAINAASGNRPLVVLANLSGFDGSPESLRALQLEYGAEIGRAITNFDGPIVFCVVSRYHGGAFVVFSGVLNEGMEVLAVEGSYASVLGGAPAAAVVFTREVDKRTAADPRVRELEAAVAAADGTGAASLRVELATLRGSVRSEKLGEVAAEFEAVHDIGRARRMGSVHDIVPAAELRPRLIAAVERGMQRAG is encoded by the coding sequence GTGTTCGACCGCATCGCCGTGATCAACCGGGGCGAGCCGGCCATGCGCCTGACCCGTGCCGTCCGCGAGCTCAACGCCGAGCACGGCACGCGCACCCGCGTCATCGCCCTGCACACCGAGTCCGAACGCCGGGCGACGTTCGTCCGCGCCGCCGACGAGGGCGTGCTGCTGCGCGAGACCGGGGCCGGCAACCCCTACCTCGACCACGACGAGCTCGCCCGGGCCCTGCGCGCCAGCCGCGCCGACGCTGCCTGGGTGGGCTGGGGCTTCGTCGCCGAGGACCCGGCGTTCGCCGAGCTGTGCGCCTCGCTCGGCGTCGTCTTCATCGGGCCGCCGCCCGAGGCCATGCGGCTGCTCGGCGCCAAGATCGAGGCCAAGGTGCTCGCGGAGCAGGCCGGGGTGCCGGTCGCGCCGTGGAGCGGCGGTCCGGTGGCCGGCCTCGAGGACGGGCGGCGGCACGCGGCGGCCATCGGCTACCCGCTCATCGTCAAGTCCCGGAGCGGCGGCGGCGGCCGGGGCATCCGGGTCGTCCGGTCCGAGGGCGAGCTGGAGGAGGCGCTCACCCGCACCCAGGCGGAGGCCGGGCGCACCTTCGGCGACCCGACCGTCTTCATGGAGCGGCTGGTGGAGGGCGGCCGGCACGTCGAGGTGCAGATCATCGCCGACCAGCACGGCGCGGTGTGGGCGCCCGGGGTCCGCGACTGCTCGGTGCAGCGGCGCAACCAAAAGGTCCTGGAGGAGTCCAGCTCGCCCGCGCTGAGTCCGGAGCAGGACCGGTCGCTGCGCGAGTCCTCCGTCGCCCTGGTGAAGGCGGCCGGCTACGTCGGTGCGGGCACCGTCGAGTTCCTCTACCAGCCGGAGGAGGAGCTGTTCACCTTCCTGGAGGTGAACACCCGGCTGCAGGTGGAGCACCCCGTCACCGAGGAGACCACCGGCCTGGACATCGTCAAGCTGCAGCTGCACGTGGCGGCCGGCGGCCGGCTCGAGGGCGACCCACCCCCCCGGTCCGGCCACGCGATCGAGGCCCGGCTGAACGCGGAGGACGCCGAGCAGGGCTTCGCCCCGGCTCCCGGCCAGGTCGTGCTCATGCGGCTGCCGACCGGCCCGGGGGTCCGCGTGGACACCGGGATCGGCGTCGGCGACGTCATCCCGCCGCTCTACGACTCGATGATCGCCAAGGTCATCGCCTGGGGCCGCGACCGGCCCGAGGCGCTCGCCCGGCTCAGGTGCGCGCTGCGGGAGACCACCGTCGTGCTGCGCGGGGGCACGACCACCAAGTCCTTCCTGCTCGACCTGCTGGACCGGCCCGAGGTGGCGAGCGGGACCGCCGACACCGGCTGGCTGGACCGCACGGGGGCGGGCAGCCGCGCCGAGACCGCCGGCAACGCCTGGGTGGCCCTGGTCCGGGTGGCCATCGACGTCGCGGACGCGGAGGAGGCCCGGGAGCGGAGCGCCTTCCTGGCCTCCGCGCGGGGCGGGCGGCCACGGGCCCCGCACGAGGTGGGCCGGGTCGTGGAGCTGGGGTACCGGGGCCAGGCCTACCGGCTGGGTGTGGCGAGGGTGGGGCACGACCGCTACCGGGTCGAGCTCGACGGCCGGTCCGCCGACGTCGACGTGGACCGGCTGAGCGGGCTGGAGAGCCGGCTGTCGGTGGGGGAGGACCGGTTCGCGGTCGTCGCGGTCGAGGGCACCGGGTCCTCCCTCGTCGAGGTCGACGGCGTCACCCACCGGGTCGCGACCGACGTCGGCGGGGTGGTGCGGGCGCCGGCACCCGCGGTGGTCGTGGCGGTGCGGGCCACCGCCGGGCAGGAGGTCCAGGCCGGTCAGACGCTGCTGGTCCTGGAGAGCATGAAGATGGAGACGGCGGTCCGGGCGCCGTTCGCCGGCCGGGTGCGGGAGGTGCGCGCCGCCGCCAACGCCCAGGTCGACGCCGGCGCGCCGCTGCTCACCGTCGACCGGGCCGGCGGCGACGTCGAGGAGGTGTCCGGCGAGCGGGTCGAGCTCCCCGCGGGCGCCGGCCCGGCCGCGGGCGAGCCCCGGGAGCGGGCGCTGTCGCTGCTGGCGGCGCTCCGGTCGCTGATCACCGGGTACGACATCGGCGCGGGCCACGCCGGTGACCTGGTGGCGGGCTACCGCAGCGCACGGTCCGAGCTCCCGGGCGACGACCCGGAGCTGCTGCAGGCCGAGCTCGCGGTGCTCACCACCTTCGCCGACCTGTGCGAGCTGTCCCGCAACCGCCCCGCCAGCGAGGAGGAGGAGGCCGACCAGCAGGTCCACAGCCCGCGCGAGTACTTCCACGCCTACCTGCACTCGCTCGACGTCGACCGCGAGGGCCTGCCGGACAGCTTCCGGGTGCGGCTGTGCCGGGCGCTCGCGCACTACGGCGTCGGCGACGACCTGGAGCCGGGACCGGTCCTCGAGGACGCGGTGTACCGGGTCTTCCTGGCCCAGCAGCGCACCGGCGACCAGCTGCCCGCCGTGCTGGCCCTGCTGGACCGCTGGCTGACCACCGTCCTCCCGGCGTCGGACGCCGCGCGGTCGGAGGTGGCCGAGGTGCTCGACCGGCTGGTCGGGGCGACGCAGCTGCGCTACCCGTCGGCCGGTGACCTGGCCCGGGCCGTGCGGTACCGCCACTTCGAGGAGCCGGTGGTCCTGCAGGCCCGGCAGGAGGTGCTCGACCAGGCGGAGCGGCTGCTGGCCGAGCTCGACGCCGCCGACGCGCCCGGGAGCACCAGCGACGGCCGTGCCGGCGACGACCGTGCCAGCGACGACGTGGCCCGGATCGAGGCCCTGGTCGCCAGCCCCGAGCCGCTGGTCCGGCTGCTGGCCCAGCGCTTCGACCGTCCGACGAGCAGGCCGGACCCGATCGTGGAGGTCCTCACCCGCCGCTACTACCGCAGCCGCAGCCTGCAGGACGTCCGGCCGTCGGTGCTCGGCGGGAACTCCGCGGTCACCGCCGACTACGACCTGCAGGGCACCCGGCTGCACCTGCTCGCCCTGATGGTGCGGATGCCCGACCTCCCCGCCGCGCTGGCCGAGGTGCGCCGGCTGGCCGACGGCGTGGCCGACCCGCACACCCTGCTGGTGGACCTCTACCTGTCCTGGCCGGACCGCCCGGCCGACCCCGACGAGATGGCCGCGCAGCTGCAGCAGCTGGTCGCCGAGCTGGCGCCGCTGCCGGCGCTCCGCCGGGTGACGGTCACCGTGACCACGCCGGACGGCGACGTCGACGCGGTCACCTTCCGGCCGACCCCCGACGGCCTGGCCGAGGAGCGCATCATCCGCGGGATGCACCCGCTGACCGCGCAGCGGCTCCACCTGTGGCGGCTCAAGGACTTCGACGGGCGCCGCCTGCCCTCGGCCGAGGACACCTACCTCCTGCACGTCGTCGCCCGGGACAACCCGAACGACGAGCGCCTCATCGCCATGGCCGAGGTGCGGGACCTGACCCCGCTCCGCGACGAGGCCGGGGAGATCGTGGGCTTCCCGACCATCGAGCGGCTGCTGACCTCCTGCCTCGACGGGCTCCGCCGCGGGCAGGCGCAGCGACGCGCGCGCCGCCCGCTGGAGCACAACCGGATCCACCTGTACGCGTGGCCGTCGATCGAGGTGCCGCTGTCGGAGGTGGCCACGTTCGCCCGGATGGCCGCGCCGCTGACGGTCGGTTCCGGCGTCGACCAGATCGTGCTGCTGGCCCGGCTGCAGGACGAGGCGGGTGGTCCGCCGCGCGAGGTGGCGCTGCGCTTCTCCTACCGGCCGGGCACCGGTGTCCGGATGGAGGTGACCGACCGGCCGACCGAGCCGCTGCGCACCCTGGACGACTACGCCGAGAAGGTGCTGAGCTCGCGCGCCCGCGGCGCGATCTACCCCTACGAGCTCGCCCCGCTGCTGGCTGGTCCCGGGGGCACGTTCGTGGAGCACGACCTCGACGAGCAGGGCCGGCTGGCACCCGTCGACCGGCCGGCCGGGCGCAACACGGCCGGCATCATCGCCGGCGTCGTCAGCACGCCCACCGAACGCCACCCGGAGGGGATGACCCGGGTCGTGCTATTCGGTGACCCGACCAAGGCGCTGGGCACCGTCGCCGAGCCGGAGTGCGCGCGGGTCGTCGCCGCCCTCGACCTCGCCGAGCAGCGCGGCATCCCGGTGGAGTGGTTCGCGCTGTCCTCCGGGGCGCGCATCTCGATGGACAGCGGCACCGAGAACATGGACTGGGTCTCCCGGGCGCTGCGCCGCATCATCACGTTCACCCAGGCCGGCGGGGAGGTCAACGTCGTCGTCGCCGGGATCAACGTGGGCGCGCAGCCGTACTGGAACGCCGAGGCCACCATGCTCATGCACACCAAGGGCATCCTGGTCATGACCCCGGACAGCGCGATGGTGCTCACCGGCAAGCACTCCCTGGACTACTCCGGTGGGGTGTCGGCGGAGGACAACTTCGGCATCGGCGGCTACGACCGGGTGATGGGCCCCAACGGGCAGGCCCAGTACTGGGCGCCGAACCTCACCGCCGCCTGCGAGCTGCTCTTCCAGCACTACGAGCACACCTACGTGGCACCGGGGGAGCGCTGGGCCCGGCCGGCGGGGACCGGTGACCCGCGGGACCGGGACGTCCGGTCGTTCCCGCACGAGCACCCGGCCAGCGACTTCACCACGGTCGGGGACATCTTCTCGGCGACCGCGAACCCCGAGCGGAAGAAGCCGTTCGACATCCGCACGCTGATGCGCGCGGTCACCGACCAGGACCACGCCGTCCTGGAGCGGTGGGCCGGCATGGCCGACGCCGACACGTCCGTCGTCGTCGACGCCCACCTGGGTGGGCACCCGGTCGCGCTGATCGGGATCGAGTCCCGGCCGGTCGCGCGCCGCGGCAGCCGTCCGGCCGACGGCCCGGACCAGTGGACGGCGGGCACGCTCTTCCCGCGGTCGTCGAAGAAGACCGCGCGGGCGATCAACGCGGCCAGCGGGAACCGGCCGCTGGTCGTGCTGGCCAACCTCTCCGGCTTCGACGGGTCACCGGAGTCGCTGCGCGCGCTGCAGCTGGAGTACGGCGCGGAGATCGGCCGGGCGATCACGAACTTCGACGGCCCGATCGTGTTCTGCGTCGTCTCCCGGTACCACGGCGGTGCGTTCGTGGTGTTCTCCGGCGTGCTCAACGAGGGCATGGAGGTCCTCGCCGTCGAGGGCTCCTACGCCTCGGTCCTGGGCGGCGCTCCTGCCGCCGCCGTCGTCTTCACCCGCGAGGTCGACAAGCGCACCGCCGCCGATCCGCGGGTGCGCGAGCTGGAGGCCGCGGTCGCCGCCGCCGACGGCACCGGGGCGGCCTCCCTGCGGGTCGAGCTGGCGACCCTCCGCGGCAGCGTCCGGTCGGAGAAGCTGGGCGAGGTGGCCGCGGAGTTCGAGGCGGTCCACGACATCGGACGGGCCCGCCGGATGGGCTCGGTCCACGACATCGTCCCCGCCGCCGAGCTGCGCCCGCGGCTCATCGCGGCCGTCGAGCGGGGGATGCAGCGCGCAGGCTGA
- a CDS encoding 3-oxoacyl-ACP synthase III family protein, with the protein MNAFVLNRHGRLVFPSSVMPQLDFSTMESLDQLDTVIRRDFETKAPSGTDILERIRTGGYDDRYALMRDIALNLFWANRFSITMYDKRPTRWADLPRTRSDVFLPVLEPWEDGETKVAAVEQAYPTLPARWDGEVEDQVFGVLFDVFGNRRNHATTLPAVKPTVAEFLAEPANLTFRLPHYDPDYPVYEYDDVLDCREDVPELEALHRWAMVLHNQYPWDRSAVELARADQISDDDYVVAFHPRDREVREFLRRLATGAVPRQAPAPRESRPPVRPFPPVDVRRAFTVLPRLECLVAVHGDQVCTNDDVVRNSAYNWSPMSAAEIQEKTGVEERRYTSLSLEELALQAAEAALEKAGRGPEEIGGVVVCTCTSSRLIPSLATYICGQLGIHQTHAAYDLVAACAGMPYGLAEAARLLQEVERPVLVVCAEKFSDKIGNVRPSRMLFADGAAAMIVGVAGEGQGGDFDYLQTYASGPASEVNSIIWPNPEFDNNITVFGPQVKALAGRYLAQMIEEIGALPAPDGAAGSLLDSIDLIVPHQANKTMVLQLAERAGLRADQLYFNIETTGNASSASIPLAIHDAVRDGVITTPVRVFAPGFGAGAVAGYAVMRVDPAVVDVRDARAAGVAAEAPATAADEPRPASEQLREAFT; encoded by the coding sequence GTGAACGCCTTCGTGCTGAACCGACACGGTCGGTTGGTCTTCCCCTCGAGCGTCATGCCGCAGCTGGACTTCTCGACGATGGAGTCGCTGGACCAGCTCGACACCGTCATCCGCCGCGACTTCGAGACCAAGGCGCCGAGCGGGACCGACATCCTGGAGCGGATCCGCACCGGGGGCTACGACGACCGGTACGCCCTGATGCGGGACATCGCGCTCAACCTGTTCTGGGCCAACCGCTTCTCGATCACCATGTACGACAAGCGGCCGACCCGGTGGGCGGACCTGCCGCGGACCCGCTCCGACGTCTTCCTGCCCGTGCTGGAGCCCTGGGAGGACGGCGAGACCAAGGTCGCCGCCGTCGAGCAGGCCTACCCGACGCTGCCGGCCCGGTGGGACGGCGAGGTCGAGGACCAGGTCTTCGGCGTCCTGTTCGACGTCTTCGGCAACCGCAGGAACCACGCGACGACGCTGCCGGCCGTCAAGCCGACGGTGGCGGAGTTCCTCGCGGAGCCGGCCAATCTCACCTTCCGGCTGCCGCACTACGACCCGGACTACCCGGTCTACGAGTACGACGACGTCCTCGACTGCCGGGAGGACGTGCCCGAGCTCGAGGCGCTGCACCGCTGGGCGATGGTGCTGCACAACCAGTACCCGTGGGACCGGTCGGCGGTGGAGCTGGCCCGGGCCGACCAGATCTCCGACGACGACTACGTGGTCGCCTTCCACCCCCGGGACCGGGAGGTGCGGGAGTTCCTGCGCCGCCTGGCCACCGGCGCCGTGCCCCGGCAGGCGCCGGCCCCGCGGGAGTCGCGGCCACCGGTCCGGCCGTTCCCGCCGGTGGACGTGCGCCGCGCGTTCACCGTGCTGCCGCGGCTGGAGTGCCTGGTCGCCGTGCACGGCGACCAGGTGTGCACCAACGACGACGTGGTGCGCAACTCCGCCTACAACTGGTCCCCGATGAGCGCCGCGGAGATCCAGGAGAAGACCGGGGTGGAGGAGCGCCGGTACACCTCGCTGAGCCTGGAGGAGCTGGCGCTGCAGGCGGCGGAGGCGGCGCTGGAGAAGGCCGGGCGCGGGCCGGAGGAGATCGGCGGCGTGGTGGTGTGCACCTGCACCAGCTCCCGGCTGATCCCGTCGCTGGCCACCTACATCTGCGGGCAGCTCGGCATCCACCAGACCCACGCCGCCTACGACCTGGTCGCCGCCTGCGCCGGGATGCCCTACGGGCTGGCCGAGGCGGCGCGGCTGCTGCAGGAGGTGGAGCGGCCGGTCCTGGTCGTGTGCGCCGAGAAGTTCTCGGACAAGATCGGCAACGTCCGCCCGTCGCGGATGCTGTTCGCCGACGGCGCGGCCGCGATGATCGTGGGCGTGGCCGGCGAGGGACAGGGCGGCGACTTCGACTACCTGCAGACCTACGCCAGCGGCCCGGCGAGCGAGGTGAACTCGATCATCTGGCCCAACCCCGAGTTCGACAACAACATCACCGTCTTCGGCCCGCAGGTGAAGGCGCTGGCCGGCCGCTACCTCGCGCAGATGATCGAGGAGATCGGGGCGCTGCCCGCCCCCGACGGCGCGGCCGGCTCGCTGCTGGACAGCATCGACCTGATCGTCCCGCACCAGGCGAACAAGACGATGGTGCTGCAGCTCGCCGAGCGGGCCGGGCTGCGCGCCGACCAGCTCTACTTCAACATCGAGACGACGGGGAACGCGTCGTCGGCGAGCATCCCGCTGGCCATCCACGACGCCGTCCGGGACGGCGTGATCACCACCCCGGTCCGGGTGTTCGCGCCGGGCTTCGGTGCCGGGGCAGTGGCCGGCTACGCGGTGATGCGGGTCGACCCGGCGGTCGTCGACGTCCGGGACGCCCGTGCCGCGGGCGTCGCGGCGGAGGCGCCGGCCACGGCGGCGGACGAGCCCCGGCCGGCGTCGGAGCAGCTGCGGGAGGCGTTCACCTGA
- a CDS encoding alpha/beta fold hydrolase encodes MRGADGTALRAWCNDGTGPPVLLCNGLGAPEAAWPGLVGRSSGYRVLSWSYRGLTGSARPADPARVRVEDHADDARAVLDAFDVPAATVIGWSLGVNVAFELALEDPARVLGVLAVAGVPGGSFSSMFAPYGVPRRLRAPVGRWSSALLLAIGPMLPPIAASLPPWPELLSPGALRGPASEMAHPGALRAVLQEFSRHDWRWFRHLALAIAEHAPLDISRVRGPVTFVAGRYDSLVDVADVRRAAGSLPGARLRELPGTHFLPLQHPGVLLAELRRMVPAS; translated from the coding sequence GTGCGCGGTGCGGACGGCACCGCGCTGCGCGCCTGGTGCAACGACGGCACCGGGCCGCCGGTGCTGCTGTGCAACGGGCTGGGCGCCCCGGAGGCGGCCTGGCCGGGGCTCGTCGGCCGGTCCAGCGGCTACCGGGTGCTCAGCTGGTCCTACCGCGGCCTGACCGGGTCGGCGCGCCCGGCCGACCCGGCGCGGGTCCGCGTCGAGGACCACGCCGACGACGCCCGCGCGGTGCTCGACGCCTTCGACGTGCCGGCCGCGACCGTCATCGGCTGGTCGCTGGGGGTCAACGTGGCCTTCGAGCTGGCCCTGGAGGACCCGGCGCGGGTGCTCGGCGTGCTGGCGGTCGCCGGCGTGCCGGGCGGCTCCTTCTCCTCGATGTTCGCCCCCTACGGGGTGCCCCGCCGGCTGCGTGCCCCGGTCGGCCGGTGGAGCAGTGCCCTCCTGCTCGCGATCGGCCCGATGCTGCCGCCGATCGCGGCGAGCCTGCCGCCGTGGCCGGAGCTGCTGTCGCCCGGCGCGCTGCGGGGGCCGGCCAGCGAGATGGCGCACCCGGGCGCGCTGCGTGCGGTGCTGCAGGAGTTCTCCCGCCACGACTGGCGCTGGTTCCGCCACCTGGCGCTGGCGATCGCCGAGCACGCACCGCTGGACATCTCGCGGGTGCGCGGCCCGGTCACCTTCGTGGCGGGCCGCTACGACTCGCTGGTCGACGTCGCCGACGTCCGCCGCGCGGCAGGGAGCCTGCCGGGGGCGCGGCTGCGGGAGCTGCCGGGCACGCACTTCCTGCCGCTGCAGCACCCCGGGGTGCTGCTCGCGGAGCTGCGACGGATGGTGCCCGCCTCGTGA
- a CDS encoding PHA/PHB synthase family protein: protein MTSTTSTPRDTRSGTPRPAAGPPVPADESEALASVENAEPVGVPSSRGMARAVLSTLAQPGPLAREAGRLGWNAVRILRGTDEIAPSPRDKRFADPAWSTNPAYRRLAQSYLAMTGSVNALVEAYEARGADWREVEQARFVITAFTSALAPTNTLLGNPAAVKRAFDTGGRSVLRGMGHLLSDLRHNGGLPTQTDRSAFTVGTDLGISPGAVVHRDEVIELIQYTPSTAHVRQRPVVIVPPPIGRFYFLDLRPGRSLVEYAVSRGLQVFMISWRNPTEEQADWGLDTYAQRVVDAVGVASEITGSPDVTTLGLCAGGQVMTTALNHMAATGDDRVHAAGYAVTLLDFANRAPLGAFSGPRLLELARRNSRRRGVISAREMGAVFSWMRPDDLIFNYLVNQWLMGEDPPAFDILAWNADGTNLPARLHEQFLEIFGTNALVRAGAMRVLGSPVHLSRITVPTFVTGALTDHLTPWDGCYRTTQLLSGPSTFVLSYSGHIQSLVNPPGNPKAHYWTGGEPGPDPHAWRASAERHTGSWWEPWAEWMLERSGDEVPAPAARGSADHPPLEPAPGSYVRDRRPA, encoded by the coding sequence GTGACGAGCACGACGTCGACACCACGCGACACCCGGTCCGGGACGCCACGGCCCGCGGCCGGGCCGCCGGTGCCCGCGGACGAGTCCGAGGCGCTGGCCTCGGTCGAGAACGCCGAACCGGTCGGCGTCCCGTCCTCGCGCGGCATGGCCCGGGCGGTCCTCTCCACCCTCGCCCAGCCGGGCCCCCTCGCCCGGGAGGCCGGCCGCCTCGGGTGGAACGCGGTCCGCATCCTGCGCGGCACCGACGAGATCGCGCCCTCCCCCCGGGACAAGCGCTTCGCCGATCCGGCGTGGTCGACCAACCCCGCCTACCGCCGGCTGGCCCAGTCCTACCTCGCGATGACCGGGTCGGTGAACGCCCTCGTCGAGGCCTACGAGGCCCGGGGTGCCGACTGGCGCGAGGTGGAGCAGGCCCGCTTCGTCATCACCGCGTTCACCAGCGCGCTCGCGCCGACCAACACCCTGCTCGGCAACCCGGCCGCCGTGAAGCGGGCCTTCGACACCGGCGGGCGCAGCGTCCTGCGCGGCATGGGCCACCTGCTCTCCGACCTGCGGCACAACGGCGGCCTGCCCACCCAGACCGACCGCAGCGCCTTCACCGTCGGCACCGACCTGGGCATCTCCCCGGGCGCGGTCGTGCACCGCGACGAGGTCATCGAGCTGATCCAGTACACGCCGAGCACGGCGCACGTCCGGCAGCGGCCGGTGGTGATCGTCCCGCCCCCGATCGGCCGCTTCTACTTCCTGGACCTGCGTCCCGGGCGCAGCCTCGTGGAGTACGCGGTGAGCCGCGGCCTGCAGGTGTTCATGATCAGCTGGCGCAACCCGACCGAGGAGCAGGCGGACTGGGGCCTGGACACCTACGCCCAGCGCGTCGTCGACGCGGTCGGGGTGGCGTCGGAGATCACCGGCTCGCCGGACGTCACGACCCTCGGGCTGTGCGCCGGTGGTCAGGTGATGACGACGGCGCTGAACCACATGGCCGCGACCGGCGACGACCGGGTGCACGCCGCCGGCTACGCGGTCACGCTGCTGGACTTCGCCAACCGGGCGCCGCTCGGCGCCTTCTCCGGCCCCCGGCTGCTGGAGCTCGCCCGCCGCAACTCGCGCCGGCGCGGGGTCATCAGCGCCCGCGAGATGGGCGCGGTGTTCAGCTGGATGCGCCCCGACGACCTGATCTTCAACTACCTGGTCAACCAGTGGCTGATGGGCGAGGACCCGCCGGCGTTCGACATCCTGGCCTGGAACGCCGACGGCACCAACCTGCCGGCCCGGCTGCACGAGCAGTTCCTGGAGATCTTCGGGACCAACGCGCTGGTCCGGGCCGGGGCGATGCGCGTGCTGGGCAGCCCGGTGCACCTGAGCCGGATCACCGTGCCCACCTTCGTGACCGGGGCCCTGACCGACCACCTCACCCCCTGGGACGGCTGCTACCGGACGACCCAGCTGCTGTCCGGGCCGAGCACCTTCGTGCTCAGCTACAGCGGCCACATCCAGAGCCTGGTCAACCCGCCGGGCAACCCGAAGGCCCACTACTGGACCGGCGGCGAGCCGGGTCCGGACCCCCACGCGTGGCGCGCGTCCGCCGAGCGGCACACCGGCAGCTGGTGGGAGCCCTGGGCGGAGTGGATGCTCGAGCGGTCCGGTGACGAGGTCCCCGCACCGGCGGCCCGGGGCAGCGCGGACCACCCGCCGCTGGAGCCGGCCCCCGGCTCCTACGTCCGCGACCGCCGGCCGGCCTGA
- a CDS encoding IclR family transcriptional regulator has protein sequence MTEEAAGAPQSQTLDRGVRVLEHLASAGVPQPVAEIGRALGLHRSITYRLLRTLEDHQLVERDPLGHYGLGLGIAVLSRGVRTDLNAAALPRLTGLATELGMTAFLVVRAGDEAVTITSIEPQDTPAHVTYRPGTRHPVDRGAPGLALLMPGPPTAEDRAALREARRTGWASSHGEVIPGIRSIAAPVLGPDGGARAALAVVFVDQHADADHIGQAVTSAAGKVAAALR, from the coding sequence GTGACGGAGGAGGCCGCGGGAGCTCCGCAGTCGCAGACGCTGGACCGCGGGGTCCGCGTCCTCGAGCACCTCGCGTCGGCGGGCGTGCCGCAGCCGGTGGCCGAGATCGGCAGGGCCCTGGGACTGCACCGCTCCATCACCTACCGCCTGCTGCGCACGCTGGAGGACCACCAGCTGGTCGAGCGGGACCCGCTGGGCCACTACGGCCTGGGCCTCGGCATCGCGGTGCTGTCCCGGGGCGTGCGCACCGACCTCAACGCCGCCGCCCTCCCGCGGCTGACCGGACTGGCGACCGAGCTCGGCATGACCGCCTTCCTCGTGGTGCGCGCCGGGGACGAGGCCGTGACGATCACCAGCATCGAGCCGCAGGACACCCCGGCGCACGTCACCTACCGGCCGGGCACCCGGCACCCGGTCGACCGCGGGGCACCCGGTCTGGCCCTGCTCATGCCCGGGCCCCCGACCGCGGAGGACCGCGCGGCCCTCCGCGAGGCCCGGCGGACCGGCTGGGCCAGCTCGCACGGCGAGGTCATCCCGGGGATCCGGTCGATCGCCGCGCCGGTGCTCGGCCCGGACGGCGGCGCCCGCGCCGCCCTCGCCGTGGTCTTCGTCGACCAGCACGCCGACGCCGACCACATCGGGCAGGCCGTGACCTCGGCTGCCGGGAAGGTCGCCGCCGCCCTGCGGTGA